One window of the Larus michahellis chromosome 26, bLarMic1.1, whole genome shotgun sequence genome contains the following:
- the PPP1R14A gene encoding protein phosphatase 1 regulatory subunit 14A isoform X1, whose amino-acid sequence MAANRLGGRRGRAAGGGAAGRPRSPARSPGLQRRPARATVKYNRRELQRRLDTEQWIDRRLEELYRGREGEMPDEVNIDELLELGTDEERAHKLQDILKSCTANTEQDFIRELLVLLKGLPKQQVLQHPTPEEPPLRDPPMGGGDSPPPQHP is encoded by the exons ATGGCGGCGAACCggctgggggggcggcgggggagggcggctggggggggagcCGCCGGTCGCCCCCGgtcccccgcccgcagccccgggctCCAACGGCGACCGGCCCGGGCCACCGTCAAGTACAACCGGCGGGAGCTGCAGCGGCGGCTGGACACCGAGCAGTGGATCGACCGGCGGCTGGAGGAGCTCTACCGGGGACGG gagggggagatGCCGGACGAGGTGAACATCGacgagctgctggagctggggacgGACGAGGAACGAGCCCACAAGCtgcag GACATCCTGAAGTCGTGCACGGCCAACACCGAG CAGGATTTCATCAGGGAGCTCCTGGTGCTGCTCAAGGGGCTGCCGAAGCAGCAAGTCCTCCAGCACCCCACCCCCGAGGAGCCCCCCCTCCGGGACCCCCCTATGGGTGGGGGGgactcaccccccccccagcacccataa
- the PPP1R14A gene encoding protein phosphatase 1 regulatory subunit 14A isoform X2, translating into MAANRLGGRRGRAAGGGAAGRPRSPARSPGLQRRPARATVKYNRRELQRRLDTEQWIDRRLEELYRGREGEMPDEVNIDELLELGTDEERAHKLQDILKSCTANTEDFIRELLVLLKGLPKQQVLQHPTPEEPPLRDPPMGGGDSPPPQHP; encoded by the exons ATGGCGGCGAACCggctgggggggcggcgggggagggcggctggggggggagcCGCCGGTCGCCCCCGgtcccccgcccgcagccccgggctCCAACGGCGACCGGCCCGGGCCACCGTCAAGTACAACCGGCGGGAGCTGCAGCGGCGGCTGGACACCGAGCAGTGGATCGACCGGCGGCTGGAGGAGCTCTACCGGGGACGG gagggggagatGCCGGACGAGGTGAACATCGacgagctgctggagctggggacgGACGAGGAACGAGCCCACAAGCtgcag GACATCCTGAAGTCGTGCACGGCCAACACCGAG GATTTCATCAGGGAGCTCCTGGTGCTGCTCAAGGGGCTGCCGAAGCAGCAAGTCCTCCAGCACCCCACCCCCGAGGAGCCCCCCCTCCGGGACCCCCCTATGGGTGGGGGGgactcaccccccccccagcacccataa